A part of Limihaloglobus sulfuriphilus genomic DNA contains:
- the rpsS gene encoding 30S ribosomal protein S19: MGRSLKKGPFVDEKLLKKVANQLDSGSKNPIKTWSRRSTIIPEFVGFTFLVHNGRMFHKVFVTEDMVGHKLGEFSVTRTFKGHSGSK, encoded by the coding sequence ATGGGAAGATCGCTTAAAAAAGGCCCATTTGTAGATGAGAAACTACTAAAAAAGGTAGCTAACCAGCTTGATAGCGGATCAAAGAATCCGATAAAGACATGGTCAAGGCGAAGCACCATAATTCCGGAGTTTGTGGGATTTACGTTCCTGGTTCACAACGGAAGGATGTTTCATAAGGTATTCGTAACCGAGGATATGGTAGGCCATAAACTCGGCGAATTCTCGGTGACCAGAACCTTCAAAGGCCACTCCGGCAGTAAGTAA
- the rplB gene encoding 50S ribosomal protein L2, translated as MAIKIYKPTSPGRRNSSVIDYRSILTTDTPEKTLCKRIKKTGGRNHHGKTTVRFRGGGARKIYRVIDFRRDKDDSSATVKTIEYDPNRNCFISLVEYGDGEKRYILAPEGLGIGSKIVSGSKVEPVVGNAMPLASIPLGVEVHNIEMNPGQGGKLARSAGGCARLLAREGGWATLIMPSGEMRMIRVECRATIGQLGNSDYQNVSIGKAGRKRHMGRRPHVRGKAMNPVAHPMGGGEGRSNGGRHPCSPTGVPAKGGKTRSKRKASSRRIIRRRKNNRGQQLVL; from the coding sequence ATGGCTATTAAGATATACAAACCAACGAGTCCGGGTCGGAGAAACAGCTCAGTAATTGATTACAGGTCGATTCTGACAACCGATACACCCGAAAAGACACTTTGTAAACGTATCAAAAAGACCGGCGGCAGAAACCACCACGGTAAAACAACGGTGCGTTTTCGCGGCGGCGGAGCGAGAAAGATCTATCGCGTAATAGACTTCAGGCGTGACAAGGATGACAGTTCCGCGACAGTCAAGACGATAGAATACGATCCAAACCGCAACTGCTTTATCTCTCTTGTAGAGTACGGCGACGGTGAGAAGCGTTATATCCTTGCCCCTGAGGGACTTGGAATAGGCTCAAAGATAGTCAGCGGCAGCAAGGTAGAGCCTGTTGTTGGCAACGCAATGCCTTTGGCCTCAATCCCTCTCGGAGTAGAGGTTCACAATATAGAAATGAATCCCGGCCAGGGGGGCAAGTTGGCCCGCTCAGCCGGAGGTTGTGCCCGTTTGCTTGCCCGTGAGGGCGGCTGGGCGACACTAATCATGCCCAGCGGCGAAATGCGTATGATACGCGTTGAGTGCCGTGCCACGATAGGCCAGCTCGGCAATTCTGATTATCAGAATGTCAGCATCGGCAAGGCCGGCCGCAAACGCCACATGGGCCGTCGTCCGCACGTACGCGGCAAGGCGATGAACCCCGTAGCCCACCCGATGGGCGGTGGTGAGGGCCGCAGTAACGGCGGACGTCACCCCTGTTCTCCAACCGGTGTGCCGGCTAAGGGCGGAAAGACACGTAGTAAACGCAAGGCGAGCAGCAGGCGAATAATACGGCGTCGTAAGAATAATCGTGGTCAACAGTTAGTATTGTAA
- the rplW gene encoding 50S ribosomal protein L23, giving the protein MDNSNIIVRPVITEQSMHFANTRNAYAFKVNTKANKIQIKNAVEKLYDVKVIDVRTMNYKGKPRRRGRNFGRTDMWKKAVVVLSENHRIDLY; this is encoded by the coding sequence GTGGATAACAGCAATATAATAGTAAGGCCGGTAATAACCGAACAGAGTATGCATTTTGCCAATACACGCAATGCTTATGCTTTTAAGGTAAACACCAAGGCTAATAAGATACAGATCAAGAACGCGGTTGAAAAACTTTATGATGTAAAGGTTATCGACGTTCGAACCATGAACTACAAAGGCAAACCCCGCCGCCGCGGACGTAACTTCGGCAGGACGGATATGTGGAAAAAAGCAGTTGTCGTTCTCAGTGAGAATCATCGTATAGATCTATACTAA
- the rplD gene encoding 50S ribosomal protein L4: MIDVAVYNKEGKEIEKIQVDESLFGGEVRHALLKQALVMYHANKRVGTAATKSRGMVAGSTRKLFRQKGTGNARVGASRTHKRVGGGVAFAKRARDFGKDMNRKMRRLALDSALLAKMSSQSVVVVDELSFDAPKTKEMASILKNLDVNRGCLLTVKENDKNVYLSARNIYKVDVSVVSDLNAGDVLNKQKLVITKEAFEKLLAARQSA, from the coding sequence ATGATAGACGTAGCAGTATATAATAAAGAAGGTAAAGAGATCGAGAAGATCCAGGTCGATGAGTCGCTCTTCGGCGGCGAGGTACGCCACGCTCTTCTCAAGCAGGCTCTTGTAATGTATCATGCGAACAAGCGTGTCGGCACCGCCGCTACTAAAAGCCGCGGCATGGTCGCCGGTTCTACCCGCAAGCTGTTCCGGCAGAAGGGTACCGGTAACGCACGTGTCGGTGCAAGCCGCACCCACAAGCGTGTCGGCGGCGGTGTGGCGTTTGCCAAGCGTGCCCGCGATTTCGGCAAGGACATGAACAGGAAGATGAGGCGTCTGGCTCTTGATTCGGCACTTCTGGCAAAAATGAGCAGCCAGAGTGTAGTAGTTGTCGATGAGCTCTCTTTTGACGCTCCAAAGACAAAAGAGATGGCTTCTATCCTGAAGAATCTCGACGTGAACCGCGGCTGTCTGCTGACAGTCAAGGAAAACGACAAAAACGTTTATCTCTCAGCGAGAAATATATATAAGGTTGACGTGTCAGTTGTTTCAGACCTGAATGCCGGCGATGTTCTTAACAAGCAGAAACTGGTCATTACCAAAGAGGCCTTTGAGAAACTGCTTGCCGCCAGGCAGTCAGCATAA
- the rplC gene encoding 50S ribosomal protein L3, whose protein sequence is MAMLLGKKIGMTQVYDEGRIKPVTVIQAGPCVVTQIKTEDTDGYSAVQLGYDDIKSSRQKKPAIGHAEKASTNPKRFVREMRVNSDSDINVELGDEIGVDVFSDISSVDVVGTSKGRGFAGVMKRHGFGGFPATHGTERKHRAPGSIASHASDAGHGGNVKKGKRMGGHMGNTRVTTKNHEVISVDNEKNLIVVKGAVAGPSGGYVIVKASKK, encoded by the coding sequence ATGGCAATGCTGCTTGGAAAAAAAATTGGAATGACACAGGTATATGACGAAGGTCGTATCAAGCCGGTAACGGTGATACAGGCCGGCCCTTGTGTTGTTACTCAGATAAAGACAGAAGATACAGATGGTTACAGTGCTGTTCAGCTTGGGTATGACGATATTAAATCATCCCGCCAGAAAAAGCCGGCTATCGGCCATGCTGAAAAAGCAAGTACCAATCCTAAACGTTTTGTGCGCGAGATGCGCGTAAATTCAGACAGTGACATCAATGTTGAACTCGGCGACGAGATCGGCGTTGATGTTTTTTCTGATATAAGTTCAGTTGATGTTGTCGGCACGAGCAAGGGCCGCGGTTTTGCCGGTGTAATGAAACGGCACGGATTCGGCGGTTTTCCCGCTACACACGGTACCGAACGTAAGCACCGTGCCCCGGGTTCTATCGCCAGTCATGCCAGTGATGCCGGTCACGGCGGTAACGTCAAAAAAGGTAAACGCATGGGCGGGCACATGGGTAACACACGTGTTACCACCAAAAACCACGAGGTGATCTCAGTTGATAACGAAAAGAATCTTATCGTTGTCAAGGGTGCCGTGGCAGGCCCGTCAGGCGGATATGTAATCGTCAAGGCGAGCAAGAAGTAA